Proteins from a single region of Gasterosteus aculeatus chromosome Y, fGasAcu3.hap1.1, whole genome shotgun sequence:
- the LOC120812491 gene encoding engulfment and cell motility protein 3-like isoform X1 has product MPQQKDIVKIAIQMPGAYPQLIQLDQKKPLSAVIKEVCDGWNLPGPDNYALQYADGVQTYITESNRLDIKNGCILRLTKAPGRCAEDLYKGIQSSDSGVRCDSLKELAKVSTDVTFAQEFISRDGHLLLVKIVEDANESNVIMTHTLSGFMELMDHGIVSWENLSSVFIKKIASFVNAKLTDASIQQVSLDILESMVLSSHSLFLEVKQEITMERLIAHLQVTNQQIQTKAMALLMALLQTAGDTERQSVNKPALLLSTWALKPNEEAGLEMHVPDILAFLNKKNLRQYIHKNIIHSSGSVQDKMAHYLYVLQSVTLNHMEARMRTPMDCYSQEQRDILHNLRLVAFETETENSLNHERRRSLCAKEFKKLGFSNNSNPGQDLVRTPPGLLALDTMCYFAARYTDAYSRFVLENSSREDKHECPFGRSSIQLTLILCEILRIGEPPSETGSDYHPVFFSQDRLMEELFCVCIQLINKTWKEMRATQEDFDKVMQVVREQITRTLSSKPTSLELFKNKVNALNYSEILKLRQTERLHQEETLALPAVELKERLKPELLELIRQQRLNRLCQGTMFRKISSRRRQDKLWYCRLSPNHKMLHYGDAEEDTDSPTIEELQKKIPVADIQGLLTGKDCPHMKEHKGKQNKEILDLAFSITYDVEEDSLNFIAPSRTDFCLWTDGLSVLLGRDMTSESMHSELEILLSMEIKLRLLDLENVPIPKSAPVVPKPPSNYNFCYDFSQTEQ; this is encoded by the exons AAAAAGCCTCTGTCTGCTGTGATAAAGGAAGTGTGTGATGG ctggaaCCTCCCGGGTCCTGATAACTACGCCCTGCAGTACGCTGACGGAGTCCAGACGTACATCACTGAGTCG aaCCGTCTGGACATTAAGAACGGCTGCATTCTGCGTCTGACCAAGGCACCG GGCCGCTGTGCAGAGGACCTGTACAAGGGCATCCAGAGCTCCGACTCGGGGGTGCGCTGCGATTCGCTGAAGGAGCTGGCAAAGGTTTCCACCGACGTGACCTTCGCTCAGGAGTTCATCAGTCGAGACGGACACCTCTTATTGGTCAAAATAGTAGAGGACGCTAATGA GAGCAATGTGATAATGACCCACACGCTGAGTGGCTTCATGGAGCTGATGGATCATGGGATAGTGTCATGGGAGAACCTGTCGTCTGTCTTCATCAAGAAG ATTGCAAGCTTTGTCAACGCCAAGCTGACCGATGCGTCTATACAGCAGGTGTCCTTGGACATCCTGGAGAGCATGGTGCTGAGCAGCCACAGCCTCTTCTTGGAGGTCAAACAGGAGATCACTATGGAGCGTCTCATCGCTCACCTCCAGGT GACGAACCAGCAGATACAGACCAAAGCCATGGCGCTACTTATGGCGCTGCTACAAACAGCCGGGGACACAGAAAGACAG TCGGTCAACAAACCCGCCCTTCTTCTCAGCACATGGGCCCTGAAACCAAACGAGGAGGCGGGGCTAGAGATGCATGTACCA GATATTTTAGCGTTCCTGAATAAGAAGAATCTCCGGCAGTACATTCATAAA aACATCATCCATAGTTCTGGTTCAGTCCAGGACAAGATGGCCCACTACCTCTATGTCCTACAGTCCGTCACCTTAAATCACATGGAGGCCCGCATGAGGACTCCTATGGACTGTTACAGCCAG GAGCAGAGAGATATCCTCCACAACCTGCGGCTCGTGGCATttgagacggagacggagaacAGTCTGAACCACGAGAGACGCCGCTCGCTCTGCGCCAAAGAGTTCAAGAAGTTGGGCTTCTCT AACAATAGTAACCCCGGTCAGGACCTGGTGCGGACGCCTCCCGGTCTTCTCGCTCTGGACACCATGTGTTATTTTGCTGCACGCTACACTGACGCCTACAGTAGG tttgtcctggagaacagcagcagggaaGACAAACACGAGTGTCCGTTTGGACGCAGCAGTATCCAGCTCACCCTCATCCTGTGTGAGATCCTTCGTATCGGCGAGCCCC CCTCGGAGACGGGCAGCGACTACCATCCCGTCTTCTTCAGTCAGGAtcggctgatggaggagctgttctgtgtctgcattCAGCTGATCAACAAGACGTGGAAGGAGATGAGGGCCACGCAGGAGGACTTTGACAAG GTGATGCAGGTGGTGAGGGAGCAGATCACCAGGACGCTATCCAGTAAGCCGACCTCCCTGGAGCTCTTCAAGAACAAAGTCAATGCCCTGAACTACAGTGAGATCCTCAAACTGCGGCAGACGGAGCGGCTGCACCAAGAAGAGACGCTGGCGCTGCCCGCAGT TGAGCTCAAAGAGCGCCTGAAGCCGGAGCTGCTGGAGTTGATCCGCCAGCAGAGACTCAACCGGCTGTGTCAAGGAACCATGTTCAGGAAGATCAGCAGCCGACGCAGACAgg ATAAACTGTGGTACTGCCGCTTGTCCCCTAATCACAAAATGCTTCACTACGGTGATGCGGAGGAAGACACCGACAGTCCCACAATCGAagagctgcagaagaaga tTCCAGTAGCAGATATCCAAGGCCTGCTGACGGGGAAAGACTGTCCCCACATGAAGGAGCACAAAGGCAAACAGAACAAG GAGATACTTGACCTGGCATTTAGCATCACATATGACGTAGAGGAGGACAGCCTGAACTTCATCGCCCCCTCCAGAACAGAC TTCTGCCTGTGGACAGATGGACTGAGCGTTCTGCTGGGCCGAGACATGACCAGCGAGTCAATGCACAGCGAGCTGGAGATCCTGCTCTCTATGGAGattaagctccgcctcctggaCCTGGAGAACGTTCCCATCCCCAAGAGCGCGCCGGTCGTCCCCAAACCGCCGAGCAACTACAACTTCTGCTACGACTTCAGCCAGACGGAGCAGTAG
- the LOC120812491 gene encoding engulfment and cell motility protein 3-like isoform X3 — translation MPQQKDIVKIAIQMPGAYPQLIQLDQKKPLSAVIKEVCDGWNLPGPDNYALQYADGVQTYITESNRLDIKNGCILRLTKAPGRCAEDLYKGIQSSDSGVRCDSLKELAKVSTDVTFAQEFISRDGHLLLVKIVEDANESNVIMTHTLSGFMELMDHGIVSWENLSSVFIKKIASFVNAKLTDASIQQVSLDILESMVLSSHSLFLEVKQEITMERLIAHLQVTNQQIQTKAMALLMALLQTAGDTERQDILAFLNKKNLRQYIHKNIIHSSGSVQDKMAHYLYVLQSVTLNHMEARMRTPMDCYSQEQRDILHNLRLVAFETETENSLNHERRRSLCAKEFKKLGFSNNSNPGQDLVRTPPGLLALDTMCYFAARYTDAYSRFVLENSSREDKHECPFGRSSIQLTLILCEILRIGEPPSETGSDYHPVFFSQDRLMEELFCVCIQLINKTWKEMRATQEDFDKVMQVVREQITRTLSSKPTSLELFKNKVNALNYSEILKLRQTERLHQEETLALPAVELKERLKPELLELIRQQRLNRLCQGTMFRKISSRRRQDKLWYCRLSPNHKMLHYGDAEEDTDSPTIEELQKKIPVADIQGLLTGKDCPHMKEHKGKQNKEILDLAFSITYDVEEDSLNFIAPSRTDFCLWTDGLSVLLGRDMTSESMHSELEILLSMEIKLRLLDLENVPIPKSAPVVPKPPSNYNFCYDFSQTEQ, via the exons AAAAAGCCTCTGTCTGCTGTGATAAAGGAAGTGTGTGATGG ctggaaCCTCCCGGGTCCTGATAACTACGCCCTGCAGTACGCTGACGGAGTCCAGACGTACATCACTGAGTCG aaCCGTCTGGACATTAAGAACGGCTGCATTCTGCGTCTGACCAAGGCACCG GGCCGCTGTGCAGAGGACCTGTACAAGGGCATCCAGAGCTCCGACTCGGGGGTGCGCTGCGATTCGCTGAAGGAGCTGGCAAAGGTTTCCACCGACGTGACCTTCGCTCAGGAGTTCATCAGTCGAGACGGACACCTCTTATTGGTCAAAATAGTAGAGGACGCTAATGA GAGCAATGTGATAATGACCCACACGCTGAGTGGCTTCATGGAGCTGATGGATCATGGGATAGTGTCATGGGAGAACCTGTCGTCTGTCTTCATCAAGAAG ATTGCAAGCTTTGTCAACGCCAAGCTGACCGATGCGTCTATACAGCAGGTGTCCTTGGACATCCTGGAGAGCATGGTGCTGAGCAGCCACAGCCTCTTCTTGGAGGTCAAACAGGAGATCACTATGGAGCGTCTCATCGCTCACCTCCAGGT GACGAACCAGCAGATACAGACCAAAGCCATGGCGCTACTTATGGCGCTGCTACAAACAGCCGGGGACACAGAAAGACAG GATATTTTAGCGTTCCTGAATAAGAAGAATCTCCGGCAGTACATTCATAAA aACATCATCCATAGTTCTGGTTCAGTCCAGGACAAGATGGCCCACTACCTCTATGTCCTACAGTCCGTCACCTTAAATCACATGGAGGCCCGCATGAGGACTCCTATGGACTGTTACAGCCAG GAGCAGAGAGATATCCTCCACAACCTGCGGCTCGTGGCATttgagacggagacggagaacAGTCTGAACCACGAGAGACGCCGCTCGCTCTGCGCCAAAGAGTTCAAGAAGTTGGGCTTCTCT AACAATAGTAACCCCGGTCAGGACCTGGTGCGGACGCCTCCCGGTCTTCTCGCTCTGGACACCATGTGTTATTTTGCTGCACGCTACACTGACGCCTACAGTAGG tttgtcctggagaacagcagcagggaaGACAAACACGAGTGTCCGTTTGGACGCAGCAGTATCCAGCTCACCCTCATCCTGTGTGAGATCCTTCGTATCGGCGAGCCCC CCTCGGAGACGGGCAGCGACTACCATCCCGTCTTCTTCAGTCAGGAtcggctgatggaggagctgttctgtgtctgcattCAGCTGATCAACAAGACGTGGAAGGAGATGAGGGCCACGCAGGAGGACTTTGACAAG GTGATGCAGGTGGTGAGGGAGCAGATCACCAGGACGCTATCCAGTAAGCCGACCTCCCTGGAGCTCTTCAAGAACAAAGTCAATGCCCTGAACTACAGTGAGATCCTCAAACTGCGGCAGACGGAGCGGCTGCACCAAGAAGAGACGCTGGCGCTGCCCGCAGT TGAGCTCAAAGAGCGCCTGAAGCCGGAGCTGCTGGAGTTGATCCGCCAGCAGAGACTCAACCGGCTGTGTCAAGGAACCATGTTCAGGAAGATCAGCAGCCGACGCAGACAgg ATAAACTGTGGTACTGCCGCTTGTCCCCTAATCACAAAATGCTTCACTACGGTGATGCGGAGGAAGACACCGACAGTCCCACAATCGAagagctgcagaagaaga tTCCAGTAGCAGATATCCAAGGCCTGCTGACGGGGAAAGACTGTCCCCACATGAAGGAGCACAAAGGCAAACAGAACAAG GAGATACTTGACCTGGCATTTAGCATCACATATGACGTAGAGGAGGACAGCCTGAACTTCATCGCCCCCTCCAGAACAGAC TTCTGCCTGTGGACAGATGGACTGAGCGTTCTGCTGGGCCGAGACATGACCAGCGAGTCAATGCACAGCGAGCTGGAGATCCTGCTCTCTATGGAGattaagctccgcctcctggaCCTGGAGAACGTTCCCATCCCCAAGAGCGCGCCGGTCGTCCCCAAACCGCCGAGCAACTACAACTTCTGCTACGACTTCAGCCAGACGGAGCAGTAG
- the LOC120812491 gene encoding engulfment and cell motility protein 3-like isoform X2 has product MFCQTKQKKPLSAVIKEVCDGWNLPGPDNYALQYADGVQTYITESNRLDIKNGCILRLTKAPGRCAEDLYKGIQSSDSGVRCDSLKELAKVSTDVTFAQEFISRDGHLLLVKIVEDANESNVIMTHTLSGFMELMDHGIVSWENLSSVFIKKIASFVNAKLTDASIQQVSLDILESMVLSSHSLFLEVKQEITMERLIAHLQVTNQQIQTKAMALLMALLQTAGDTERQSVNKPALLLSTWALKPNEEAGLEMHVPDILAFLNKKNLRQYIHKNIIHSSGSVQDKMAHYLYVLQSVTLNHMEARMRTPMDCYSQEQRDILHNLRLVAFETETENSLNHERRRSLCAKEFKKLGFSNNSNPGQDLVRTPPGLLALDTMCYFAARYTDAYSRFVLENSSREDKHECPFGRSSIQLTLILCEILRIGEPPSETGSDYHPVFFSQDRLMEELFCVCIQLINKTWKEMRATQEDFDKVMQVVREQITRTLSSKPTSLELFKNKVNALNYSEILKLRQTERLHQEETLALPAVELKERLKPELLELIRQQRLNRLCQGTMFRKISSRRRQDKLWYCRLSPNHKMLHYGDAEEDTDSPTIEELQKKIPVADIQGLLTGKDCPHMKEHKGKQNKEILDLAFSITYDVEEDSLNFIAPSRTDFCLWTDGLSVLLGRDMTSESMHSELEILLSMEIKLRLLDLENVPIPKSAPVVPKPPSNYNFCYDFSQTEQ; this is encoded by the exons ATGttttgccagaccaaacag AAAAAGCCTCTGTCTGCTGTGATAAAGGAAGTGTGTGATGG ctggaaCCTCCCGGGTCCTGATAACTACGCCCTGCAGTACGCTGACGGAGTCCAGACGTACATCACTGAGTCG aaCCGTCTGGACATTAAGAACGGCTGCATTCTGCGTCTGACCAAGGCACCG GGCCGCTGTGCAGAGGACCTGTACAAGGGCATCCAGAGCTCCGACTCGGGGGTGCGCTGCGATTCGCTGAAGGAGCTGGCAAAGGTTTCCACCGACGTGACCTTCGCTCAGGAGTTCATCAGTCGAGACGGACACCTCTTATTGGTCAAAATAGTAGAGGACGCTAATGA GAGCAATGTGATAATGACCCACACGCTGAGTGGCTTCATGGAGCTGATGGATCATGGGATAGTGTCATGGGAGAACCTGTCGTCTGTCTTCATCAAGAAG ATTGCAAGCTTTGTCAACGCCAAGCTGACCGATGCGTCTATACAGCAGGTGTCCTTGGACATCCTGGAGAGCATGGTGCTGAGCAGCCACAGCCTCTTCTTGGAGGTCAAACAGGAGATCACTATGGAGCGTCTCATCGCTCACCTCCAGGT GACGAACCAGCAGATACAGACCAAAGCCATGGCGCTACTTATGGCGCTGCTACAAACAGCCGGGGACACAGAAAGACAG TCGGTCAACAAACCCGCCCTTCTTCTCAGCACATGGGCCCTGAAACCAAACGAGGAGGCGGGGCTAGAGATGCATGTACCA GATATTTTAGCGTTCCTGAATAAGAAGAATCTCCGGCAGTACATTCATAAA aACATCATCCATAGTTCTGGTTCAGTCCAGGACAAGATGGCCCACTACCTCTATGTCCTACAGTCCGTCACCTTAAATCACATGGAGGCCCGCATGAGGACTCCTATGGACTGTTACAGCCAG GAGCAGAGAGATATCCTCCACAACCTGCGGCTCGTGGCATttgagacggagacggagaacAGTCTGAACCACGAGAGACGCCGCTCGCTCTGCGCCAAAGAGTTCAAGAAGTTGGGCTTCTCT AACAATAGTAACCCCGGTCAGGACCTGGTGCGGACGCCTCCCGGTCTTCTCGCTCTGGACACCATGTGTTATTTTGCTGCACGCTACACTGACGCCTACAGTAGG tttgtcctggagaacagcagcagggaaGACAAACACGAGTGTCCGTTTGGACGCAGCAGTATCCAGCTCACCCTCATCCTGTGTGAGATCCTTCGTATCGGCGAGCCCC CCTCGGAGACGGGCAGCGACTACCATCCCGTCTTCTTCAGTCAGGAtcggctgatggaggagctgttctgtgtctgcattCAGCTGATCAACAAGACGTGGAAGGAGATGAGGGCCACGCAGGAGGACTTTGACAAG GTGATGCAGGTGGTGAGGGAGCAGATCACCAGGACGCTATCCAGTAAGCCGACCTCCCTGGAGCTCTTCAAGAACAAAGTCAATGCCCTGAACTACAGTGAGATCCTCAAACTGCGGCAGACGGAGCGGCTGCACCAAGAAGAGACGCTGGCGCTGCCCGCAGT TGAGCTCAAAGAGCGCCTGAAGCCGGAGCTGCTGGAGTTGATCCGCCAGCAGAGACTCAACCGGCTGTGTCAAGGAACCATGTTCAGGAAGATCAGCAGCCGACGCAGACAgg ATAAACTGTGGTACTGCCGCTTGTCCCCTAATCACAAAATGCTTCACTACGGTGATGCGGAGGAAGACACCGACAGTCCCACAATCGAagagctgcagaagaaga tTCCAGTAGCAGATATCCAAGGCCTGCTGACGGGGAAAGACTGTCCCCACATGAAGGAGCACAAAGGCAAACAGAACAAG GAGATACTTGACCTGGCATTTAGCATCACATATGACGTAGAGGAGGACAGCCTGAACTTCATCGCCCCCTCCAGAACAGAC TTCTGCCTGTGGACAGATGGACTGAGCGTTCTGCTGGGCCGAGACATGACCAGCGAGTCAATGCACAGCGAGCTGGAGATCCTGCTCTCTATGGAGattaagctccgcctcctggaCCTGGAGAACGTTCCCATCCCCAAGAGCGCGCCGGTCGTCCCCAAACCGCCGAGCAACTACAACTTCTGCTACGACTTCAGCCAGACGGAGCAGTAG
- the LOC120812491 gene encoding engulfment and cell motility protein 3-like isoform X4 has translation MTHTLSGFMELMDHGIVSWENLSSVFIKKIASFVNAKLTDASIQQVSLDILESMVLSSHSLFLEVKQEITMERLIAHLQVTNQQIQTKAMALLMALLQTAGDTERQSVNKPALLLSTWALKPNEEAGLEMHVPDILAFLNKKNLRQYIHKNIIHSSGSVQDKMAHYLYVLQSVTLNHMEARMRTPMDCYSQEQRDILHNLRLVAFETETENSLNHERRRSLCAKEFKKLGFSNNSNPGQDLVRTPPGLLALDTMCYFAARYTDAYSRFVLENSSREDKHECPFGRSSIQLTLILCEILRIGEPPSETGSDYHPVFFSQDRLMEELFCVCIQLINKTWKEMRATQEDFDKVMQVVREQITRTLSSKPTSLELFKNKVNALNYSEILKLRQTERLHQEETLALPAVELKERLKPELLELIRQQRLNRLCQGTMFRKISSRRRQDKLWYCRLSPNHKMLHYGDAEEDTDSPTIEELQKKIPVADIQGLLTGKDCPHMKEHKGKQNKEILDLAFSITYDVEEDSLNFIAPSRTDFCLWTDGLSVLLGRDMTSESMHSELEILLSMEIKLRLLDLENVPIPKSAPVVPKPPSNYNFCYDFSQTEQ, from the exons ATGACCCACACGCTGAGTGGCTTCATGGAGCTGATGGATCATGGGATAGTGTCATGGGAGAACCTGTCGTCTGTCTTCATCAAGAAG ATTGCAAGCTTTGTCAACGCCAAGCTGACCGATGCGTCTATACAGCAGGTGTCCTTGGACATCCTGGAGAGCATGGTGCTGAGCAGCCACAGCCTCTTCTTGGAGGTCAAACAGGAGATCACTATGGAGCGTCTCATCGCTCACCTCCAGGT GACGAACCAGCAGATACAGACCAAAGCCATGGCGCTACTTATGGCGCTGCTACAAACAGCCGGGGACACAGAAAGACAG TCGGTCAACAAACCCGCCCTTCTTCTCAGCACATGGGCCCTGAAACCAAACGAGGAGGCGGGGCTAGAGATGCATGTACCA GATATTTTAGCGTTCCTGAATAAGAAGAATCTCCGGCAGTACATTCATAAA aACATCATCCATAGTTCTGGTTCAGTCCAGGACAAGATGGCCCACTACCTCTATGTCCTACAGTCCGTCACCTTAAATCACATGGAGGCCCGCATGAGGACTCCTATGGACTGTTACAGCCAG GAGCAGAGAGATATCCTCCACAACCTGCGGCTCGTGGCATttgagacggagacggagaacAGTCTGAACCACGAGAGACGCCGCTCGCTCTGCGCCAAAGAGTTCAAGAAGTTGGGCTTCTCT AACAATAGTAACCCCGGTCAGGACCTGGTGCGGACGCCTCCCGGTCTTCTCGCTCTGGACACCATGTGTTATTTTGCTGCACGCTACACTGACGCCTACAGTAGG tttgtcctggagaacagcagcagggaaGACAAACACGAGTGTCCGTTTGGACGCAGCAGTATCCAGCTCACCCTCATCCTGTGTGAGATCCTTCGTATCGGCGAGCCCC CCTCGGAGACGGGCAGCGACTACCATCCCGTCTTCTTCAGTCAGGAtcggctgatggaggagctgttctgtgtctgcattCAGCTGATCAACAAGACGTGGAAGGAGATGAGGGCCACGCAGGAGGACTTTGACAAG GTGATGCAGGTGGTGAGGGAGCAGATCACCAGGACGCTATCCAGTAAGCCGACCTCCCTGGAGCTCTTCAAGAACAAAGTCAATGCCCTGAACTACAGTGAGATCCTCAAACTGCGGCAGACGGAGCGGCTGCACCAAGAAGAGACGCTGGCGCTGCCCGCAGT TGAGCTCAAAGAGCGCCTGAAGCCGGAGCTGCTGGAGTTGATCCGCCAGCAGAGACTCAACCGGCTGTGTCAAGGAACCATGTTCAGGAAGATCAGCAGCCGACGCAGACAgg ATAAACTGTGGTACTGCCGCTTGTCCCCTAATCACAAAATGCTTCACTACGGTGATGCGGAGGAAGACACCGACAGTCCCACAATCGAagagctgcagaagaaga tTCCAGTAGCAGATATCCAAGGCCTGCTGACGGGGAAAGACTGTCCCCACATGAAGGAGCACAAAGGCAAACAGAACAAG GAGATACTTGACCTGGCATTTAGCATCACATATGACGTAGAGGAGGACAGCCTGAACTTCATCGCCCCCTCCAGAACAGAC TTCTGCCTGTGGACAGATGGACTGAGCGTTCTGCTGGGCCGAGACATGACCAGCGAGTCAATGCACAGCGAGCTGGAGATCCTGCTCTCTATGGAGattaagctccgcctcctggaCCTGGAGAACGTTCCCATCCCCAAGAGCGCGCCGGTCGTCCCCAAACCGCCGAGCAACTACAACTTCTGCTACGACTTCAGCCAGACGGAGCAGTAG